In Oncorhynchus nerka isolate Pitt River linkage group LG21, Oner_Uvic_2.0, whole genome shotgun sequence, the genomic window gtatgcaccctttcagtttgtttaccaactctgaagtagtagaagaagaaaactgactacttcaaaatggagatggcctcaatggcgctgcccatgctctcATAGACACCATAATGGGACAGATACAATGTTGCATGAATGCTACTTCAGTTCACATAAACAGTAGAGTGTATATGGCCTGTAAATGCAGGAAATGGGGAGGTGTTGATCGTGTTCTCTTACCCGTCAGTGCTGTCCTCCTGGGTGAGTTTTCTCTCCACAGCCTGCAGTGCTGCCTCCAGAGAGGTGCTGGTCTGCTCCAGCCTCTGCTGCTGCACCACCTCTAACCCCGGGCCAGACTCTACCCCTGGGCCTGGGCCGACCACACAGACCTGGGGCTTGCCTGTCTGGGCTGCCTGGCACTGAGGCCCTGGGGCTGGGGGACACCGACTGGGTGTGGGTGATGGTGGGGCTGAGAAGGCaagactctgtaccacattgacagTCATAGTGGGCGGCACTATGGCTGTTGGACAGGAAGCAAAAGCAGAAACTCAGAATTGATGATAAAAACAGAAAGACATAATAATGAGCTTCCACGTGTAATAAGTTACCTGTAGCAGCAGCCAGACTGTGTCGGGACGGTTTTGGGGCTGTGACGGGGGGTCCGTGGGAGCTGTGAGGCTTGGGGGAGACTGGGGGTTTGAGGGGTGTGCCTGTCACTGCTAGGTTCTCCAGCCCCTCCAGACTGGCCTCACTGATCCTCAGACTGACCAGACTCACCTCTTCACAGCTTTGGAACTGGGGCCTGCTGCCTGGACTGGAGTCTGACCCTATCTGGCCCTCACTGTCACTGGTGGGAGAGCTGCCAGCATGGTCTTTAGGCTTGTATCTCCGCTTCACAGTGTCTGACTCCTTCAGGTTAAACTCAGGCACCTCCAGGGCTGTCTTGGTGGGCCCGTTCTTGTCTGCCGGGATCTCCACAGTGCTCTCGGCCCTGGGCGGCCCTCCCACCTTGGGCCTCTGCTTGATGGTGAGGTTGCCCTCCTCGGCGAAGGGGATACACTCGCTGGAGCTATTGTGAGGGGATGAGGAGCCATCCAAACCCGGTGTCTTAGGTTCCTCATCCTCAGAGTCTGACTTCACCCCTCGCTCTGGGTCTGGGTAATGGTCTTGGATGTCGGTCTGGGCTGGAACACATTCGCTCTgcaccctcctcctcatccctgcAGAGGCCTCTCTGGGCTCCAGTCCTGAGGGGTtgaggctggggaggggaggctcTGGTTGGAGGAGGTCCAACCTGGGCCTGGACAGGCTCTTCCCCTCAGTGGAGGCCTCCAAACAGGCTGCGATGCTCCTCACGCTCCctgggctgtctgtctccacccCCCCAGGAGAGGGCGCCATATTCTCAGTGGACCCAACGCTGAGGCTGCTGCTCACCGAGCTCAGTCTCTTGGGTGGGGCTGGAGGGGGACCCTTTTTACGAGCGCGCACGGCAAAGGACTGGCTACGTCCCACAGTGCCGTACTTTACGGGTGTGATCTGCATGCCTGCCAGCTGGCTGCGTCCGGGCCGGCGGGTCAGGGTGGCGTAGGACTCTAGGGTGCTAGAGGGCGGAGCCAAGTCGTCATCCTCTTCGTCTGGTTCGCCGTCTGACAGGGCATAGCGTgtcaggctctggctgcgcttcTTAGGCGGGGCCAGGGTCATGGCGTGGTAGGTGTGTGCCAAGGGCTTGGTGGGCGAGCCGTGGCCCAGGTCGGTGCTGCCACAGTGGGAGTGGAGGTAGCTGAAGCCCCTCTGGGCCGGGGAGCCCTGGGGAGAGGAGCCTAGGGAGTGAGACCCAGGGCCTTTAGGCTTGGCTGGGATGGCTGGGTACTGGAACACGGTGGCTGCCCCCAGGGGGACCTGCTTGGGAAGCTGCTGCTGTAGTATGGACCTCTGGTCCCAGCCTTCTGGAATGTTCCTCTCCTTGGCAGGGCTGCTGTCAGCACTGAGGCTGGTGGAGGTGCTGCTGCTGCCTAAGCTCTCCTGTGAGAGGCTGTGGGGAGTGATGGAGGCTGTGGGGGGGTCCTGGGAGCGCCCTGAGCCCCTGGACCGGGCGTCGATGCTCTCTTGGCTCCGAGACATGCCCACAGCACTCTTAAAGGCCAGGCCCTCCTGGTAGTGGCTGGACATGGCTGTCTGCAGCTCAGCACTCAGCTCACTGTCCTGGAAGGTCAGCATCTTGGGGGTGTGGGGCGAGGGGCAGTCGGAGGCGCTGTCAGGGGGCTCGATGGTGACCAGGTGAAGGGCTCCAGGGGGCTTGCGGCGCAACGTGCCCTGGCCAGATTCTGCAGCCAGGATGGCCCTCTGGATGTCACACAGCTTCTTCACGGCCAGCATCATCTTCTTCTGGTGGCCCAGCTTGGTGATGCCTATCTCCTGCAGGTCCTCCCAGGTCAGGTCCCGTACGATGCTGATGGAGTCATAGCCGTTCTCTGACAGCTTCCTTTGGTACTGAGGCAGGCCTATGGTACTCAGCCACTCCCCCAGGTCTGCCTGGAGTAGGAGAAGAGTCACAGTCAGACCTACACAGTTGAAACCTTTATGAAACTAATGTAAAACCTGacttgcagacagacagacagacacaggcatcAGTAAGACCTTACCGGGATGTATTCAGGCAGCCACTCAGGGATGCTGAGGTTTCCTATCTCGATTGAGATCTTCTTGCGGTGGCCTGGCTTGGTGACGCCGATGGCCGTCAGGTCCTCTGGGGTCATCCTGCTGATGGTGGGGACGTCGTAGCCGGCCGTGATGAAGTTCCCAGTGTACTGCTCCAACTGGAAGTCACTCAGCCACTGGTAGATGGCCTCTGCATCCTACACCAGAGGGGAGGGGTTGAGTTTCACATTAACATCAACTACTGGCCTATTCACTGTCCTCCTGTCTTTTAATAGATACATGTATTTCACTGTGGCATACAGAGTACACAGAAAATACAATCATGAGTTGTAATGTGTGGCAAACATGGACAATATcctgtcctgtgtctgttgtgttctgtcctgtgtctgtcctgtcctgtcctgtgcctggcctgtgtctgtcctgtcctgtcctgtgtctgtTCTGTCCTGTGTCTGTCCTGTTGTGCCTGGCCTGTGTCTGTcctgtgtctgtcctgtcctgtgtctgttctgtcctgtcctgtgtctgtcctgtcctgtgtctgtcctgtcctgtgtctgtcctgtcctgtcctgtgtctgtcctgtgtctgttctgtcctgtcctgtgtctgtcctgtcctgtgtctgtcctgtcctgtgtctgtcctgtcctgtgtctgtcctgtcctgtgtctgttctgttctatcctgtgtctgtcctgtcctgtgtctgtcctgtgtctgtcctgtcctgtgtctgttctgtcctgtcctgtgtctgtcctgtcctgtgtctgtcctgtctgtcctgtcctgtgtctgtcctgtcctgtgtctgtcctgtgtctgtcctgtgtctgttctgttctatcctgtgtctgtcctgtcctgtgtctgtCCTGTGTCTGAGTCTCACCTTGCCCTCCAGTAGCTGCTGAGGACGTACAAATTGTGGGGAGACAAACTGCTGTTCCCCTGGTCTCTGTATGTTCACCATCGGCCTCCGAGGAGCACCCAGAACCACTAGACAAGAAAACACACTGGAGAGTTAAATGAATGGTGCTCAGGATGTTTTCTACCAATAAGCACAAATCAAACTAGAAAGGTGAAGTTTCAGGAGAAATGTTGTGGTACGTAACAGTAATGAGAGAAAGGGCTGATATTCCTACCTGCAGTCAGGTCAGGCTGTTTATTGGGGACTGGTTGCCCTGAGTCACCAGCAGAGGGCGCTGGCTGCACATCAAAACAGAGCACAAGACAAGTGCTCAGTAATAAACAATCTGTTGCCTGGCACTACATACAAAGACAGTAAATTACAATATCACATTTCCTCTGTTAATTATTTTAGCATTGTTATCTATCTCAATAAGACTAGCCAGGATAAATAAAGCTAAAATAACAATTGGTCCAGTACTTTGGCTGTGTCTGGGAGTGCGGTGGTCTGGTGGTGTTGTCCGTTGAGAGCAGTGTTACTCTCTGTGCTCTGTCCACTCCCAGCACTACGGGTGCTGCCCACACTGCCCGTACTCCCTACACTGTTCCTGTCACCTGCTAGATAGGAccacaggagaggaggatggagagagggagaagagaaagagagagatagaagtgaGGGACATTAAAGACAACCGTGGTGGCTGGACAGCAAGAGGGAGAGCAAAATGAGGTACCTCCCCTCTGTGTCCTTCCAGAGCTCACGtcaacagtcacacacacatccacatgaTTCTAACTGAAGCTGGCACAGGATGGCAGAGGTTGGGGCTGTGGACCCTGTCACTGAGCCAGCCAAGTCATCACAGATCAGGGGGGGTGGCACAGGCCAGGACAGGACGTCATTTGCTGCCATACGAAGCCAAGGGAGATGGTTGCATGGTGGAGCGGAGCTGCAGGCATAGAGCAACAGCAGCCAAGGGTACAGAACTACAGATCTATAGGGGTAAACTACAACTACAGTCCTGCAGTAGGACAGATGAAAGGTCATCCACAATGGAAAATTCCTACAGCGGAGTACACAGGGCACCCATTAAGCTTGCAGTGTCCTGTAGACTGTCGAAATTGTCACTTTTTTTTGGTCACTGGAACAGAGGTTTCCTGGTGGTCCCATCTTGTGGCAGCAGGGAGAGCAGCAGGAGCTATGGGAAGCTCAGTTTGAAGCTGGCACATGACAAAGGTAGAGCATGGGaacaggggacagagacagcCAGCTATTGTCATGGGGGGACAGTGGAGGGACTCTTACCAGTGGTGTGTGAGTTCCTGAGCACCCAGATGTCCTCCTTGGGACAaccaggctgagagaggctgctgGGAGGCCGACCTATCAGACATAACAACACTGTTGGGCCATGGGGGTACCATGGTCCACGGAGCAGCACTGGGGATTGGCTGGGCCTGAGCATGAGAGGGGTTTAGAGGGGGCGAACATAGGTGTCCTTGTGGCCTCACCACGGTTCACAGTGGTGGGGGAGTTGTCTGGCTGGTTAGGGGGCTGAGTACCGTATACAGGTTTCAATGTGCGTCTGTCCTCTGAGTGCATGtataagggtgtgtgtgtatatacctggGTTGGCGCTGAGGCCGATGGTGTGGGGGAGGGCCAGGTGGGGATTGTtgggggtgtacagtgtgtaggAGTCGTCGGTCTGGGGGGCTGAGCTCaggctggaggagaggggggcTCTGGAGAGGAGCTGGTGGCGCTGGGTGGGCAGAGAGGCGTGCCGGGACAGGGTGCCCCCTACAGGGTCAAACAGGtaggacacagacagagaggaggttaaagcAAGCTGATGGTTAGAGGTGGACATTACATGGTATGGATGGAGAGATgctgagggaagaggaggaggaagggatggattGGAAGCATGAGGGATTAGTCCAACCAAGGCAGTCTGGGAAATGGGGTGTTCTCTGGAGGGGCCAACCTGTCATGAAGAGGGGCCACCACTGCTCTTCCAATGCAGTGATGTGTAGCGATACAacctatcagtgtgtgtgtgtgtgtgtgtatgtggagcCAAGGGAGAAACagttccttcaggaagtattcataccccttgacttattccacattttgttgaggcacagcctaaattcaaaatgtattcaatagattttttttaaatctcacccatctatacacaataccccataatgacaaagtgaaaagaatataccggtatatatattttttttgtagtacatttttgtaaatgtattgaaaatgaaatacagaatgaTCTAATTTccataaatattcacacccctgagccaatacatgttagaaatgtctttgtcagtgattacagctgtgagtctttctgggtaagtctctaagagctttacacacctggattgtacaatatttgcaatataaatataaacttcttcaagctctgtcaagttggttgttgatcattgcctaGACAGCCATTGTCATACCTTGCCATAGATTGTCAAGACAATTTAAGTCACAACTGTAACTAGGTCactcaatgtctgcttttatttTTAACACCCAACTACCATTAGGTTCTCTTCTTTGCGAGGCacaggaaaacctccctggtctttgtggttggatctGTGCTTGATATTCACTACTtggctgagggaccttacagataataaAAGTCATGttaacactattattgaacacagagtgagtccatgcaacttattgacttgttaagcacCTTTTTACTCCTGtacgtatttaggcttgccataacaaaggggttgaaaacatttcaacttttcatttTCTATGAATTTGTAAAGATTTCtaaaaacaaaattccactttgacattatggggtattgtgtgtagatcagtgacacaacatTTCAATGTAATActtttaaaattcaggctgtaacaacaaaatgtggaaaaagtaacggggtgtgagtactttctgaaggtacagtAGGTGCAGAGGGACAATTTAAGATGGGTCTCCCGTTCCCCTGATCTTTTGTTGTGGTGACAGACTTGCAGAGAAGACAGAAACCTGTCATTTTTCACTGACTGCAGTGCTGAGTTGCTCCCTGTTCTGTCAAAGCTGCTCCATGAGTGTCACCACGCCAACCTATTCACTCAGGGATTTCTCCCTCTAGTGCACATCAAAGAGGTGGTGTGGGGCGGATTATCTTCTTCTGTGGTGTTAGGTAGGTAACTGACACCTTCTGTTAATCTAACCGGTAATAGAGGTAGACTGCGTGGGTAAGGGTGGGAGTTTTTACATAATGTACAATAGCAGATGACTCCTGCAGTTCCAAGCCATTTCCCTTTCCATTTCTGACTTAATCCTGCATTGTGAGTGTGCTGACATGTCTGGGAGATGAGTGAattagtgtgtgagtgtgtgtgtgagtgagtgtgtgtgtctgtgtgttgatgTTACGACATGCCGGCAGCTGACTCAACAAGCTACGAATCCTCCGTTTGCTGCGGGTGCCACGGTTACGCAATGAAAGAGGCAAATGTCAGAGGGCTCTCTCTCTTTGCCCATTGCTTTCAGATGGGAGTGGGGAATGGCTAATGATTACACTGAACTTAtagggtgtgtgttggtgtgtgtgtgtgtgtgtgtgtgtgcgtgtgcgtgtgtgactgACCTGAGCGTCTGCTGATGACCTCTACAATGTTCGGGGGGAAGTAGCCCACCCGGTCGGTGCCCCTCTGGCTGTCGTGGATGTGCCCCTTCCAGCGCCCGTCCATGTGCTGCTCTAGGACCTGCCAGGCAGCCAATCAAAACAAACATTAAGACGGGTCTAAACCAATCAGATGGCTATTACTACCCAGTGTCTCTCCATATTGAGGCAGGTAGGTCTGTGAGATTCTATAACAACGTGGTGTTATTTCCACTGtttatgtacgtgtgtgtaggaGTGTACCTGACCTGAAGTGTGCAGTTCTGGGACAATGACAGAACGTACATGTTCCAACTTGAAACACATTCTACGTGTTAACAACTTCATCTGTGTATCTATGTCTCTGTATGGTTTGTTTTCATAATGTCAAAGATGTTTTACATAAGTTGGGAGGGTGGTACAAAAGCAGCGCCACAGCCCTGAGATCAACTGTAGTACAATAACAAACCGAGAGAGAGAACCAAAAGGTCAAGCACATAAACAGATGATGACAGTAGTCATGTGTTTCTGATCATGTTCCATTTGTCCACGTGAGCTGCTAAAACCCAGGCCATTGTCTCTGCTCCCTAATTTATCAGCCTTAGTCAGAGGATACAAGCCAAGGGACATTAGGGTTAGGGGGCTGAGGGTATAGGGGAGAACAGGGGTGTTGGGTTGTGTGTCTGGTAAAAGATGTGGGTAGAGGGGGAAATAGCATGTACTGAATGAGCAGGTTTGACAGCAATAGAAAAATACATTGAAATTTACTGACCTGTCCAAGTTGGCAAAACATGTTTTTCTAAAGGCCTAAATTCGCTAAAGGCACACATGCGTAGGATTTATTTTACAATGCATTGTTTTCAATGATAAAAACCCTGCAGGCTCCGACGCCTCGCTCAATTAGAACCAATTTACCCTACATGCTAAATTAGACCAATTCATCCACTTACGGAAACACAACATCGCTATCAGCCTGTCCAATCCTCTTCACCCGCCTTGCTCTGCCCGACCACTTTTTGCGTTTTGGTTCGGCACCGGTCCCCACTAAGATGTCAGCTAACCTTTTGCCCAGTATCTAacatgtacatgtgtgtgtgaggtgtggaaaGGCTAGTTGATGGGAGAGGTGGATGGCCTGAGGGCAAGGTTAATGAATTGTTTCTCTCTGGTATTGAAGCAACCCCCACAGCAGCAGAATAGGCCGACACACTCCCAAGAAGTAAAACAGGCCAGGGTTCATGAGACGAtgacgatgtgtgtgtgtgtgtgagacagtacTAGTAGTAGAGTCATTTCTGAGTGGGAGTGATGGATGAATACCAGGGCCTGTCcctacccgtctctctctctctgggctcaaAGAGAGCCACCCTTCAGATATATACTCTCTCCTTATAAACTAGTTCCCCCTCAGGAATATGGATAGTGAAGTTGTGCACTTTACCCCTAAGGACCTACTGGACCTTGAACTGATAGTTGACATGTACATCAGGTTCAGTACAGTTAACTGATAGATGACATGTACATCAGGTTCAGTACAGTGAACTGATAGATGACATGTACATCAGGTTCAGTACAGTGAACTGATAGATGACATGTACGTCAGGTTCAGTACAGTGAACTGATAGATGACATGTACATCAGGTTCAGTACAGTGAACTGATAGATGACATGTACATCAGGTTCAGTACAGTGAACTGATAGATGACATGTACGTCAGGTTCAGTACAATGAACTGATAGATGACATGTACATCAGGTTCAGTACAGTTAACTGATAGATGACATGTACATCAGGTTCAGTACAGTGAACTGATAGATGACATGTACATCAGGTTCAGTACAGTGAACTGATAGATGACATGTACGTCAGGTTCAGTACAGTGAACTGATAGATGACATGTACATCAGGTTCAGTACAGTGAACTGATAGATGACATGTACATCAGGTTCAGTAGTGAACTGATAGATGACATGTACGTCAGGTTCAGTACAGTGAACTGATAGATGACATGTACATCAGGTTCAGTACAGTGAACTGATAGATGACATGTACGTCAGGTTCAGTACAATGAACTGATAGATGACATGTACATCAGGTTCAGTACAGTTAACTGATAGATGACATGTACATCAGGTTCAGTACAGTGAACTGATAGATGACATGTACATCAGGTTCAGTACAGTGAACTGATAGATGACATGTACGTCAGGTTCAGTACAGTGAACTGATAGATGACATGTACATCAGGTTCAGTACAGTGAACTGATAGATGACATGTACGTCAGGTTCAGTACAGTTAACTGATAGATGACATGTACATCAGGTTCAGTACAGTGAACTGATAGATGACATGTACGTCAGGTTCAGTACAGTGAACTGATAGATGACATGTACGTCAGGTTCAGTACAGTTAACTGATAGATGACATGTACGTCAGGTTCAGTACAGTTAACTGATAGATGACATGTACGTCAGGTTCAGTACAGTGAACTGATAGATGACATGTACGTCAGGTTCAGTACAGTTAACTGATAGATGACATGTACGTCAGGTTCAGTACAGTTAACTGATAGATGACATGTACGTCAGGTTCAGTACAGTTAACTGATAGATGACATGTACGTCAGGTTCAGTACAGTGAACTGATAGATGACATGTACATCAGGTTCAGTACAGTGAACTGATAGATGACATGTACATCAGGTTCAGTACAATGAACTGATAGATGACATGTACATCAGGTTCAGTACAGTGAACTGATAGATGACATGTACATCAGGTTCAATACAGTGAACTGATAGATGACATGTACATCAGGTTCAGTACAGTGAACTGATAGATGACATGTACATCAGGTTCAGTACAGTTAACTGATAGATGACATGTACATCAGGTTCAGTACAGTGAACTGATGGATGACATGTACATCAGGTTCAGTACAGTGAACTGATAGATGACATGTACATCAGGTTCAGTACAGTGAACTGATAGATGACATGTACGTCAGGTTCAGTACAGTGAACTGATAGATGACATGTACATCAGGTTCAGTACAGTTAACTGATAGTTGACATGTACATCAGGTTCAGTACAGTTAACTGATAGATGACATGTACATCAGGTTCAGTACAGTGAACTGATAGATGACATGTACGTCAGGTTCAGTACAGTGCCTAGTGATGGTCTCTACATCCTGTCACAGTCTAcacattttgctgccttacaATTAAGTATTAACTCTGGGGCGTAAAGACACACAATCAAGAcatctttaaaaaatgtttttttttaaatgttctataatttttatttaactttgGGAATGTGgagtaccgtaatttccggactataagccgctactttattcccacgctttgaacctcgcggtttatacaatgacgcggctaatttatggatttttcccgctttcacaagattcatgctgccaaaaaactgagcaccgtcacataatgtgacgtaaatcgagcgtgctcaaacttcccatcattctgattacggtagtcattttgtcaccctcatcatggcaaagacacggagaaatgcatatgatgcagctttcaagttgaaggtgatcgatctggctgttggaaaaggaaatagagctgctgcacgggagcttggccttaatgagtcgatgataagacatggaaacagcagcgtgaggaactgactcagtgtaAAAAGACaacagctttcagagggaagaaaagcagatggcccaaagtatttgcagccactcgacatcagtgtaaattgtgcatttaaggtggcgctccttgttcagtgggaggcttggatgacaattggggagaaatccttcactaaaacgggccgcatgtgaagagcaacttatggtcaagtctgccagtgggtcctgacagcgtggagcattgtcaaaaaatccactatcatcaacgggtttcgaaaggctggactgctgcgtgttgaaggggcagcatgagctcagcggggtaatttgcctccggatgaaagtgacgagagcgacaatgaaaacgatccaacatcggatgaagcaattctgaggctattcaactccgacaccgaaggagatgacttcagtggtttcagtgcacaggaggaggaagatagtgaccaatgactttcttggtaggccactgtttaatttttgttacaagccgtgtttcgtttaaaggctgtgtaaagttcatttgtttcaatgtaccggtaggcacctgcggcttatagacatgtgcggcttatttatgtacaaaatacatctttttttataattcagtgggtgcggtttatattcaggtgcgcttaatagtccagcaattacggtaggtTGTGTTGATCGGTAGGAACAAAATCAAATGTAATCCCTTTTGAGACAACATTTTAAGGCAgtaaaatgtgaagactgtgcaaggACTGTGCAACTGATGGTAAGTTGATCACGTCAAGTAGACCCCATTCATGGACTCATGGGTTGTTTGTTTACCGTCCTACAGTCCAGCGGTTTCCAAACCTTCCTGTAGTCCAGTGGATTCCAAACCTTCCTACAGTCCAGTGGATTTCAAACCTTCCTACAGTCCAGTGGTTTCCAAACCATCCTACAGTCCAGTGGTTTCCAAACCATCCTGTAGTCCAGTGGATTCCAAACCTTCCTATAGTCCAGTGGTTTTCAAACGGTCCTATAGTCCAGTGGTTTCCAAACCTTCCTATAGTCCAGTGGTTTTCAAACCTTCCTATAGTCCAGTGGTTTCCAAACCTTCCTATAGTCCAGTGGTTTTCCTTCCTATAAAGTGGTTTTCAAACCTTCCTATAGTCCAGTGGTTTCCCTCCTATAGTCCAGTGGTTTCCAAACCTTCCTATAGTCCAGTGGTTTCAAACCTTCCTATAGTCCAGTGGTTTTCAAACCTTCCTATAGTCCAGTGGTTTTCAAACCTTCCTATAGTCCAGTGGTTTTCAAACCTTCCTATAGTCCAGTGGTTTCCAAACCTTCCTATAGTCCAGTGGTTTCCAAACCTTCCTATAGTCCAGTGGTTTCCAAACCTTCCTATAGTCCAGTGGTTTCCAAACCTTCCTACAGTCCAGTGGTTTTCAAACCTTCCTATAGTCCAGTGGTTTTCAAACCTTCCTATAGTCCAGTGGTTTCCAAACCTTCCTATAGTCCAGTGGTTTCAAACCTTCCTAAACCAAACCGTCCTATAGTCCAGTGGTTTTCAAACCAGTGGTTTTAAACCTTCCTATAGTCCAGTGGTTTTCAAACCGTCCTACAGTCCAGTGGTTTTCAAACCTTCCTATAGTCCAGCGGTTTCCAAACCTTCCTATAGTCCAGTGGTTTCCAAACCTTCCTATAGTCCAGTGGTTTTTAAACCTTCCTATAGTCCAGCGGTTTCCAAACCTTCCTATAGTCCAGTGGTTTCCAAACCTTCCTATAGTCCAGTGGTTTTTCAAACCAGTGGTTTCCCTTCCTACAGTCCAGTGGTTTTCAAACCTTCCTACAGTCCAGTGGTTTTCAAACCGTCCTACAGTCCAGTGGTTTTCAAACTGTCCTATAGTCCAGTGGTTTTCAAACCTTCCTACAGTCCAGTGGTTTTCAAACTGTCCTATAGTCCAGTGGTTTTCAAACCTTCCTATAGTCCAGTGGTTTCTAAATCTTCCTATAGCTACCAAAACACCTGTTAGAGAGGATGAGCCTGACAGTTCACAGGGAAAACACACCTGTCCTAACAGACAACATGGGGTTTTCAAACGGTTGGTGGTTTTAAACAGTCCAGTGTCCAGGGAACAACACTGCAATGCCAGCTGAGGCACATCTGAGGAGTTACAGACAGCAAatagagggttgtgtgtgtgtgtgtgttcctgcagcCTACCATGATGACATCCCCGGCCCG contains:
- the LOC115110910 gene encoding caskin-2-like isoform X1; protein product: MGKEQDLLQAVKTGDLPSTQKLLAKLKASRNKLLGSTKRLNVNYQDGDGFSALHHAALTGTTDLLSVLLEAQATVDIKDRNGMRPLHYAAWQGKADSVLMLLRAGAGVNGVSQDGHIPLHLAAQYGHYDVSEMLLQHQSNPCLINKTKKTPLDLACEFGRVKVAQLLLSSNMVVALLEGNSKEPADSGFNTPLHLAARNGHKDIIRLLLKAGIDINRATKAGTALHEAALYGKTEVVRQLLEAGIDVNIRNTYNQTALDMVNQFTTSHASKDIKQLLRDATGVLQVRALKDYWNIHDPTALNIRAGDVIMVLEQHMDGRWKGHIHDSQRGTDRVGYFPPNIVEVISRRSGGTLSRHASLPTQRHQLLSRAPLSSSLSSAPQTDDSYTLYTPNNPHLALPHTIGLSANPGRPPSSLSQPGCPKEDIWVLRNSHTTAGDRNSVGSTGSVGSTRSAGSGQSTESNTALNGQHHQTTALPDTAKPAPSAGDSGQPVPNKQPDLTAVVLGAPRRPMVNIQRPGEQQFVSPQFVRPQQLLEGKDAEAIYQWLSDFQLEQYTGNFITAGYDVPTISRMTPEDLTAIGVTKPGHRKKISIEIGNLSIPEWLPEYIPADLGEWLSTIGLPQYQRKLSENGYDSISIVRDLTWEDLQEIGITKLGHQKKMMLAVKKLCDIQRAILAAESGQGTLRRKPPGALHLVTIEPPDSASDCPSPHTPKMLTFQDSELSAELQTAMSSHYQEGLAFKSAVGMSRSQESIDARSRGSGRSQDPPTASITPHSLSQESLGSSSTSTSLSADSSPAKERNIPEGWDQRSILQQQLPKQVPLGAATVFQYPAIPAKPKGPGSHSLGSSPQGSPAQRGFSYLHSHCGSTDLGHGSPTKPLAHTYHAMTLAPPKKRSQSLTRYALSDGEPDEEDDDLAPPSSTLESYATLTRRPGRSQLAGMQITPVKYGTVGRSQSFAVRARKKGPPPAPPKRLSSVSSSLSVGSTENMAPSPGGVETDSPGSVRSIAACLEASTEGKSLSRPRLDLLQPEPPLPSLNPSGLEPREASAGMRRRVQSECVPAQTDIQDHYPDPERGVKSDSEDEEPKTPGLDGSSSPHNSSSECIPFAEEGNLTIKQRPKVGGPPRAESTVEIPADKNGPTKTALEVPEFNLKESDTVKRRYKPKDHAGSSPTSDSEGQIGSDSSPGSRPQFQSCEEVSLVSLRISEASLEGLENLAVTGTPLKPPVSPKPHSSHGPPVTAPKPSRHSLAAATAIVPPTMTVNVVQSLAFSAPPSPTPSRCPPAPGPQCQAAQTGKPQVCVVGPGPGVESGPGLEVVQQQRLEQTSTSLEAALQAVERKLTQEDSTDGGDNTVKSTGNILDDIGNMFDDLADQLDAMLD
- the LOC115110910 gene encoding caskin-2-like isoform X6, producing the protein MGKEQDLLQAVKTGDLPSTQKLLAKLKASRNKLLGSTKRLNVNYQDGDGFSALHHAALTGTTDLLSVLLEAQATVDIKDRNGMRPLHYAAWQGKADSVLMLLRAGAGVNGVSQDGHIPLHLAAQYGHYDVSEMLLQHQSNPCLINKTKKTPLDLACEFGRVKVAQLLLSSNMVVALLEGNSKEPADSGFNTPLHLAARNGHKDIIRLLLKAGIDINRATKAGTALHEAALYGKTEVVRQLLEAGIDVNIRNTYNQTALDMVNQFTTSHASKDIKQLLRDATGVLQVRALKDYWNIHDPTALNIRAGDVIMVLEQHMDGRWKGHIHDSQRGTDRVGYFPPNIVEVISRRSAGDRNSVGSTGSVGSTRSAGSGQSTESNTALNGQHHQTTALPDTAKPAPSAGDSGQPVPNKQPDLTAVVLGAPRRPMVNIQRPGEQQFVSPQFVRPQQLLEGKDAEAIYQWLSDFQLEQYTGNFITAGYDVPTISRMTPEDLTAIGVTKPGHRKKISIEIGNLSIPEWLPEYIPADLGEWLSTIGLPQYQRKLSENGYDSISIVRDLTWEDLQEIGITKLGHQKKMMLAVKKLCDIQRAILAAESGQGTLRRKPPGALHLVTIEPPDSASDCPSPHTPKMLTFQDSELSAELQTAMSSHYQEGLAFKSAVGMSRSQESIDARSRGSGRSQDPPTASITPHSLSQESLGSSSTSTSLSADSSPAKERNIPEGWDQRSILQQQLPKQVPLGAATVFQYPAIPAKPKGPGSHSLGSSPQGSPAQRGFSYLHSHCGSTDLGHGSPTKPLAHTYHAMTLAPPKKRSQSLTRYALSDGEPDEEDDDLAPPSSTLESYATLTRRPGRSQLAGMQITPVKYGTVGRSQSFAVRARKKGPPPAPPKRLSSVSSSLSVGSTENMAPSPGGVETDSPGSVRSIAACLEASTEGKSLSRPRLDLLQPEPPLPSLNPSGLEPREASAGMRRRVQSECVPAQTDIQDHYPDPERGVKSDSEDEEPKTPGLDGSSSPHNSSSECIPFAEEGNLTIKQRPKVGGPPRAESTVEIPADKNGPTKTALEVPEFNLKESDTVKRRYKPKDHAGSSPTSDSEGQIGSDSSPGSRPQFQSCEEVSLVSLRISEASLEGLENLAVTGTPLKPPVSPKPHSSHGPPVTAPKPSRHSLAAATAIVPPTMTVNVVQSLAFSAPPSPTPSRCPPAPGPQCQAAQTGKPQVCVVGPGPGVESGPGLEVVQQQRLEQTSTSLEAALQAVERKLTQEDSTDGGDNTVKSTGNILDDIGNMFDDLADQLDAMLD